A window of the Streptomyces finlayi genome harbors these coding sequences:
- a CDS encoding ROK family transcriptional regulator encodes MGRLTGGDPSLLRRINSAVVLHALRGAGSPTLTDLTRITGLSRPTVEGVVEGLFEAGLVVEAQADEGEARRQGRPARRFRFRAEAGHLLGVEIGSHRVSALLSGLDGRIIGAGSRAVSESAGADDRLDQVRTVIADLLRRSGVARSSLRAVGVGSPGIVEADGTVRLGTALPEWTGLALGERLRRSFRCPVLVENDANAAAVAEHWKGAATESDDIVFVLAGLSPGAGSLIGGRLHRGFGGAAGEIGALHLLGRDVTPEHLLSTTDTPLDPLDEHAVAAVFAEARRGDAGARAAVERFIQRLVHDVAALVLALDPELVVIGGWAAGLDGVLDPLRGELARYCLRPPRVTLSLLGEAAVATGALRLALDHVEEQLFAVEGTVTARR; translated from the coding sequence GTGGGCCGGCTGACCGGCGGGGACCCGTCACTGCTGAGGCGGATCAATTCCGCGGTGGTGCTGCACGCTCTGAGGGGCGCCGGTTCCCCCACTCTGACGGACCTGACCCGGATCACGGGGCTCTCCCGCCCCACGGTCGAGGGTGTGGTCGAGGGTCTCTTCGAGGCTGGGCTCGTCGTCGAGGCGCAGGCCGACGAGGGCGAGGCCCGCCGACAGGGACGACCGGCCAGACGGTTCCGTTTCCGGGCCGAGGCCGGGCATCTGCTGGGGGTCGAGATCGGGTCGCACCGGGTCTCCGCGCTGCTGTCGGGGCTGGACGGGCGGATTATCGGTGCCGGCTCGCGCGCCGTCTCCGAGTCCGCGGGGGCCGACGACCGGCTGGACCAGGTCAGGACCGTGATCGCGGATCTGCTGCGGCGGTCCGGGGTGGCCCGCAGCAGCCTGCGGGCGGTCGGTGTGGGCAGCCCGGGGATCGTGGAAGCCGACGGGACCGTCCGGCTGGGGACCGCACTGCCGGAGTGGACCGGGCTCGCACTCGGGGAGCGGCTCCGGCGCTCCTTCCGCTGCCCGGTGCTCGTGGAGAACGACGCCAACGCGGCGGCGGTGGCCGAGCACTGGAAGGGCGCGGCGACCGAGTCGGACGACATCGTGTTCGTCCTCGCGGGCCTGAGCCCCGGGGCCGGTTCGTTGATCGGGGGGCGCCTGCACCGAGGGTTCGGCGGGGCGGCCGGGGAGATCGGCGCGCTGCATCTGCTGGGCCGGGACGTGACGCCGGAGCATCTGCTGTCCACGACGGACACCCCTCTCGACCCTCTGGACGAGCATGCCGTGGCCGCCGTCTTCGCGGAGGCCCGTCGTGGTGACGCCGGTGCGCGGGCCGCCGTCGAGCGGTTCATTCAGCGGCTGGTCCACGATGTCGCGGCTCTCGTGCTCGCGCTCGACCCGGAACTCGTGGTGATCGGCGGCTGGGCCGCCGGGCTGGACGGTGTCCTCGACCCGCTGCGTGGCGAGCTGGCCCGCTACTGTCTGCGCCCGCCCCGGGTCACGCTCTCCCTGCTGGGTGAGGCGGCCGTGGCGACCGGCGCCCTGCGGCTGGCGCTGGATCACGTCGAGGAACAGCTGTTCGCGGTGGAGGGCACGGTAACAGCCCGCCGCTGA
- a CDS encoding nucleotidyltransferase domain-containing protein gives MDRLVEIANGLVDVSGVAAVCLGGSRARGMHSPDSDYDLGLYYRPPLDTAALRLLAAELTGGPVAVTEPGGWGPWVDGGGWLTIDGHRVDWIYRNLDRVHRIWQQCRAGQFEIGTQPGHPLGVYSHSYAGEVALGRVLADPSGELRTLQEQTRVYPEPLREALSDNAQWETPFILAGARKGAVRGDVFYVAGCLFRAVGLLVHALHSHARCWVLNEKGAVRAAGELTVAPADFAGRVHELFSALGTTPDTLAAALDEADRLASEVFHELAR, from the coding sequence GTGGATCGCTTGGTGGAGATCGCGAATGGGCTGGTCGATGTCAGCGGGGTCGCCGCTGTGTGTCTGGGAGGTAGCCGGGCGAGGGGTATGCACAGCCCCGATTCCGACTACGACCTGGGCCTGTACTACCGGCCACCACTGGATACTGCTGCTCTGCGTCTGCTGGCAGCCGAGCTGACTGGGGGGCCGGTGGCAGTAACCGAGCCGGGCGGCTGGGGGCCATGGGTGGACGGCGGTGGCTGGCTGACCATCGATGGCCATCGCGTCGACTGGATCTATCGCAACCTGGACCGGGTGCACCGCATCTGGCAGCAGTGCCGCGCCGGGCAGTTCGAGATCGGTACCCAGCCCGGCCACCCTCTGGGGGTGTACTCCCACTCCTATGCCGGTGAGGTGGCCCTTGGACGCGTCCTTGCCGACCCCAGCGGCGAGCTTCGAACCCTGCAGGAGCAGACCCGCGTCTATCCGGAGCCACTGCGCGAGGCGCTCAGCGACAACGCACAATGGGAGACGCCGTTCATTCTGGCCGGCGCCCGCAAGGGGGCAGTTCGCGGTGATGTCTTCTATGTCGCTGGCTGTCTCTTCCGTGCAGTCGGACTTCTCGTGCATGCCCTCCATTCCCATGCCAGGTGTTGGGTGCTCAACGAAAAGGGAGCGGTTCGGGCCGCAGGAGAACTTACTGTCGCCCCTGCGGACTTCGCCGGACGGGTTCACGAGCTGTTTTCCGCGCTCGGCACTACTCCGGACACGCTCGCTGCCGCGCTCGATGAGGCTGACAGGCTGGCCTCCGAGGTATTCCATGAGCTCGCGCGGTGA
- a CDS encoding nucleoside deaminase: MTAETQEKSIQELERTWMDEAIGLATTSVRNGGGPFGALIAKDGEIVAIGNNNVTANLDPTAHGEVSAIRAACQKLGSFSLEGCVLVTSCEPCPMCLSSALWARVDRIIFAADRDDAAVAGFDDRTFYDLFDKKPAELWPMAVEQVDMPNRTAPFDAWLAKSDRIDY, encoded by the coding sequence ATGACCGCTGAAACCCAAGAGAAGAGCATCCAGGAGCTCGAGCGCACTTGGATGGACGAGGCCATCGGTCTTGCCACCACCAGCGTGAGGAACGGTGGCGGTCCGTTCGGCGCACTGATCGCCAAGGATGGCGAGATCGTCGCGATCGGGAACAACAACGTCACCGCGAACCTGGACCCGACGGCGCACGGCGAGGTGAGCGCCATCCGCGCCGCCTGCCAGAAGCTGGGCTCGTTCTCGCTCGAGGGCTGCGTCCTGGTCACCTCGTGCGAGCCGTGCCCGATGTGTCTTTCCTCCGCCCTGTGGGCGCGCGTCGACCGGATCATCTTCGCCGCCGACCGGGACGACGCCGCGGTGGCCGGCTTCGACGACCGCACGTTCTACGACCTGTTCGACAAGAAGCCCGCAGAGCTGTGGCCGATGGCGGTCGAGCAGGTGGACATGCCGAACCGGACCGCGCCCTTCGACGCTTGGCTGGCCAAGTCCGACCGCATCGACTACTGA
- the xdhC gene encoding xanthine dehydrogenase accessory protein XdhC has product MTWVAAVARLRARREPGVLVTVATVRGHAPRNAGAKLVVGRNESWGSIGGGNVEAVAIDRAREMTSDSRSGPELIDFALNDKVTSRHGVQCCGGTVSVLLEPLPVVRAVAVFGVGHVGLELARVLARQDLDLHLIDTRSDMLAEERLSVLADAVAQVHLHHTPLLPEEVLEELPAGTHVLIMTHDHAEDAALCDAALRTTHLGSIGLIGSAAKWIRFRKRLRTEGGHDDTTIDRIRTPIGLADITGKEPATIAVSVAADLLRTFETEVG; this is encoded by the coding sequence ATGACGTGGGTCGCCGCGGTCGCACGGCTGCGGGCACGCCGGGAGCCCGGTGTGCTGGTGACCGTCGCGACCGTGCGCGGCCACGCCCCGCGCAACGCCGGTGCCAAGCTGGTGGTGGGGCGGAACGAGTCATGGGGCTCGATCGGCGGCGGCAACGTCGAAGCCGTCGCGATCGACCGGGCGCGCGAGATGACCTCCGATTCCAGGTCCGGTCCGGAGCTGATCGATTTCGCCCTGAACGACAAGGTGACCAGCCGGCATGGTGTGCAGTGCTGCGGCGGCACCGTCTCGGTGCTGCTCGAACCCCTGCCGGTGGTACGGGCGGTGGCGGTCTTCGGTGTGGGACACGTGGGTCTGGAACTGGCGCGCGTCCTGGCACGTCAGGACCTCGACCTCCATCTGATCGACACCCGCTCCGACATGCTCGCGGAGGAGCGGCTCAGCGTGCTGGCGGACGCGGTGGCACAGGTGCATCTGCATCACACGCCGCTGCTGCCCGAGGAGGTACTGGAGGAGCTGCCGGCCGGCACCCACGTCCTGATCATGACCCATGATCACGCAGAGGACGCCGCTCTGTGCGACGCCGCCCTGCGCACCACCCACCTCGGCTCCATCGGACTGATCGGGTCGGCGGCCAAGTGGATACGGTTCCGCAAGCGCCTCCGGACCGAGGGCGGCCACGACGACACCACCATCGACCGGATCAGGACCCCGATCGGGCTGGCCGACATCACCGGTAAGGAACCCGCGACGATTGCCGTGAGCGTCGCTGCGGACCTGCTGCGTACCTTCGAAACCGAGGTCGGCTGA
- the xdhB gene encoding xanthine dehydrogenase molybdopterin binding subunit, with protein sequence MSQLSERPEKPVVGVSMPHESATLHVTGTALYTDDLVHRTKDVLHAHPVQVMKAHGRITALRTEPALAVPGVVRVLTGADVPGVNDAGMKHDEPLFPDEVMFYGHAVAWVLGETLEAARLGAAAVEVELDELPSVVTLQDAIAAGSFHGARPVMLTGDVDAGFADAAHVFTGEFQFSDQEHFYLETHAALAHIDEAEQVFVQSSTQHPSETQEIVAHVLGLHSHEVTVQCLRMGGGFGGKEMQPHGFAAVAALGAKLTGRPVRLRLNRTQDLTMSGKRHGFHAQWKIGFDPDGRVRALEATLTADGGWSLDLSEPVVARALCHIDNTYWLPNARVTGRIAKTNKVSNTAFRGFGGPQGMLVIEDIMGRCAPLLGLDPMELRERNFYQQGQATPYGQPVVQPERISAVWQKAVDNGGIADRKREIAAFNASHPNTKRALAVTGVKFGISFNLTAFNQGGALVLIYKDGSVLINHGGTEMGQGLHTKMLQVAATSLGIPLYKVRLAPTRTDKVPNTSATAASSGADLNGAAVKNACEQLRERLLRVAASQLGANASDVRIVEGVARTLGSDEELAWDDLVRTAYFQRVQLSAAGFYRTEGLHWDAKSFRGSPFKYFSHGAAAAEVEVDGFTGAYRIRRVDIVHDVGDSLSPMIDIGQVEGGFVQGAGWLTLEDMRWDATDGPHRGRLLTRAASTYKLPSFSEMPEEFNVTLLENATEEGSVYGSKAVGEPPLMLAFSVREALRQAAAAFGPSGVSVELASPATPEAVYWAIESARQGATSRNGHDSNGSAAGAHACEVKVRTDATALSGA encoded by the coding sequence ATGAGTCAGTTGTCCGAACGCCCTGAGAAGCCTGTCGTCGGCGTCTCGATGCCGCACGAGAGCGCCACCCTGCACGTCACCGGCACCGCGCTGTACACCGATGACCTGGTCCACCGCACCAAGGACGTGCTGCACGCGCATCCGGTCCAGGTCATGAAGGCCCACGGCAGGATCACCGCGCTGCGCACCGAGCCCGCACTCGCCGTGCCGGGCGTGGTCCGCGTGCTGACCGGTGCCGACGTGCCCGGTGTCAACGACGCCGGAATGAAGCACGACGAGCCGCTCTTCCCCGACGAGGTCATGTTCTACGGCCACGCGGTCGCCTGGGTGCTCGGCGAGACCCTGGAGGCGGCCCGGCTCGGTGCGGCGGCCGTCGAGGTGGAACTCGACGAACTGCCCTCCGTCGTCACGCTTCAGGACGCGATCGCGGCCGGCAGTTTTCACGGCGCTCGACCCGTGATGCTGACCGGCGACGTCGACGCGGGCTTCGCCGACGCCGCGCACGTGTTCACCGGGGAGTTCCAGTTCTCCGATCAGGAACACTTCTACCTGGAGACGCACGCGGCGCTGGCCCACATCGACGAGGCCGAGCAGGTGTTCGTCCAGAGCAGCACCCAGCATCCGTCGGAGACCCAGGAAATCGTCGCGCATGTGCTCGGACTGCACAGCCACGAGGTCACCGTGCAGTGTCTGCGGATGGGTGGCGGCTTCGGCGGCAAGGAGATGCAGCCGCACGGCTTCGCGGCCGTCGCCGCGCTCGGCGCCAAGCTGACCGGCCGGCCGGTCCGGCTGCGGCTCAACCGGACGCAGGACCTGACCATGTCGGGCAAGCGGCACGGTTTCCACGCCCAGTGGAAGATCGGCTTCGATCCCGACGGCCGTGTCCGAGCCCTGGAAGCCACGTTGACCGCGGACGGGGGCTGGAGCCTGGACCTCTCCGAACCGGTGGTGGCACGTGCGCTGTGCCACATCGACAACACCTACTGGCTTCCCAACGCGCGCGTCACCGGTCGCATCGCCAAGACCAACAAGGTCTCCAACACGGCCTTCCGCGGCTTCGGAGGCCCGCAGGGAATGCTGGTCATCGAGGACATCATGGGCCGGTGCGCGCCGCTGCTCGGCCTGGATCCGATGGAGCTGCGCGAGCGCAACTTCTACCAGCAGGGCCAGGCGACACCGTACGGACAGCCGGTCGTCCAGCCCGAACGGATCTCCGCCGTCTGGCAGAAGGCCGTGGACAACGGCGGCATCGCCGACCGCAAGCGCGAGATCGCCGCCTTCAACGCCTCGCACCCGAACACCAAGCGGGCACTCGCGGTAACCGGCGTCAAATTCGGAATCTCGTTCAACCTCACCGCGTTCAACCAGGGCGGCGCCCTCGTACTGATCTACAAGGACGGCTCCGTCCTGATCAACCACGGCGGCACCGAGATGGGCCAGGGCCTGCACACCAAGATGCTGCAGGTTGCCGCGACCTCCCTGGGTATCCCGCTGTACAAGGTGCGGCTCGCCCCGACGCGGACCGACAAAGTGCCCAACACCTCGGCCACGGCGGCAAGTTCCGGAGCGGACCTCAACGGTGCGGCGGTGAAGAACGCCTGTGAGCAGTTGCGCGAGCGGCTGCTGCGGGTGGCCGCCTCGCAGTTGGGCGCGAACGCCTCGGACGTACGCATCGTCGAGGGGGTCGCGCGCACCCTGGGCAGCGACGAGGAGCTGGCCTGGGACGACCTGGTGCGCACCGCGTACTTCCAGCGGGTCCAGCTGTCGGCTGCCGGTTTCTACCGGACCGAGGGACTCCACTGGGACGCGAAGTCGTTCCGGGGCTCGCCGTTCAAGTACTTCTCCCACGGCGCCGCCGCTGCCGAGGTGGAGGTGGACGGCTTCACCGGTGCGTACCGCATCCGGCGCGTGGACATCGTGCACGATGTCGGCGACAGCCTGTCCCCGATGATCGACATCGGTCAGGTCGAGGGTGGCTTCGTCCAGGGAGCGGGCTGGCTGACCCTCGAGGACATGCGCTGGGACGCCACGGACGGTCCGCACCGCGGCAGGCTGCTGACCCGGGCCGCGAGCACTTACAAGCTGCCGAGCTTCTCGGAGATGCCCGAGGAGTTCAACGTCACCCTTCTGGAGAACGCCACCGAAGAGGGCTCGGTCTACGGGTCCAAGGCGGTGGGCGAGCCTCCGCTGATGCTGGCGTTCTCGGTGCGAGAGGCGCTGCGGCAGGCAGCCGCCGCGTTCGGGCCGAGCGGAGTCAGCGTCGAGCTGGCCTCGCCCGCGACGCCGGAAGCGGTGTACTGGGCGATCGAGTCGGCCCGTCAGGGCGCCACCTCGCGGAACGGTCACGACTCAAACGGTTCCGCCGCGGGCGCCCACGCCTGCGAAGTCAAGGTCCGAACCGACGCGACAGCCTTGAGCGGTGCCTGA
- the purB gene encoding adenylosuccinate lyase translates to MTAVSAKPRIPNVLAGRYASKELAVLWSPEQKVKLERQLWLAVLRAQKDLGIEVPDAALADYERVLDQVDLASIAEREKITRHDVKARIEEFNALAGHEQVHKGMTSRDLTENVEQLQIRLSLELMRDRTVAVLTRLGKLALEHRELVMAGRSHNVAAQATTLGKRFATAADEMLVAYARLEDLLGRYPLRGIKGPVGTAQDMLDLLGGDATKLADLEQRVAGHLGFAQAFTSVGQVYPRSLDYDVVTALVQLAAAPSSVAKTVRLMAGHELVTEGFKPGQVGSSAMPHKMNTRSCERVNGLMVILRGYASMTGELAGDQWNEGDVSCSVVRRVALPDAFFAFDGLLETFLTVLDEFGAFPAVVARELDRYLPFLATTKVLMGAVRAGVGREVAHEAIKEHAVASALAMREQGAERNELLDKLGADDRIPLDRAQLDALMADKLSFTGAAGDQVTAVVSRIEDITKQHPEAAGYTPGSIL, encoded by the coding sequence GTGACTGCTGTGTCTGCGAAGCCTCGTATCCCCAATGTCCTGGCCGGCCGCTACGCCTCCAAGGAGCTGGCTGTCCTCTGGTCCCCCGAGCAGAAGGTGAAGCTGGAGCGTCAGCTGTGGCTGGCGGTGCTGCGCGCTCAGAAGGACCTCGGGATCGAGGTGCCTGACGCCGCCCTCGCCGATTACGAACGTGTGCTCGACCAGGTCGATCTGGCCTCGATCGCCGAGCGCGAAAAGATCACCCGGCACGACGTGAAGGCCCGGATCGAGGAGTTCAACGCCCTGGCCGGCCACGAGCAGGTCCACAAGGGCATGACGTCCCGGGACCTCACGGAGAACGTCGAGCAGCTCCAGATCCGACTCTCGCTGGAACTGATGCGTGACCGCACGGTGGCGGTCCTCACCCGCCTCGGCAAGCTGGCGCTCGAGCACCGCGAACTGGTCATGGCCGGCCGGTCCCACAACGTCGCTGCCCAGGCGACGACGCTCGGCAAGCGTTTCGCGACCGCCGCCGACGAGATGCTGGTGGCGTACGCACGGCTGGAGGACCTCCTCGGCCGCTATCCCCTGCGCGGCATCAAGGGCCCCGTCGGCACCGCGCAGGACATGCTCGACCTGCTCGGCGGCGACGCCACGAAGCTCGCCGACCTGGAGCAGCGCGTCGCCGGACACCTCGGCTTCGCCCAGGCCTTCACTTCCGTCGGCCAGGTCTACCCCCGCTCACTCGACTACGACGTCGTGACCGCTCTGGTCCAGCTGGCCGCGGCGCCTTCGTCCGTCGCGAAGACCGTCCGGCTCATGGCCGGCCACGAGCTGGTGACCGAGGGCTTCAAGCCCGGTCAGGTCGGCTCGTCCGCCATGCCGCACAAGATGAACACCCGCTCCTGCGAGCGTGTCAACGGTCTGATGGTGATCCTGCGCGGCTACGCCTCGATGACGGGTGAGCTGGCGGGCGACCAGTGGAACGAGGGCGACGTGTCCTGCTCGGTGGTGCGCCGGGTTGCCCTGCCCGACGCCTTCTTCGCATTCGACGGCCTCCTCGAGACGTTCCTGACGGTGCTGGACGAGTTCGGGGCCTTCCCCGCGGTCGTGGCGCGTGAGCTGGACCGGTACCTGCCGTTCCTCGCCACCACCAAGGTCCTCATGGGTGCGGTGCGCGCCGGTGTCGGCCGGGAGGTCGCGCACGAGGCGATCAAGGAGCACGCGGTCGCCTCGGCCCTCGCCATGCGGGAGCAGGGCGCGGAGCGCAACGAACTGCTGGACAAGCTTGGCGCGGACGACCGCATCCCGCTGGACCGGGCGCAGCTGGACGCGCTGATGGCCGACAAGCTGTCCTTCACTGGCGCTGCGGGCGACCAGGTCACTGCCGTGGTCTCCCGAATCGAGGACATCACGAAGCAGCACCCGGAAGCCGCGGGTTACACCCCCGGCTCCATCCTCTGA